A single genomic interval of Lathyrus oleraceus cultivar Zhongwan6 chromosome 7, CAAS_Psat_ZW6_1.0, whole genome shotgun sequence harbors:
- the LOC127107124 gene encoding (R)-mandelonitrile lyase-like — protein MVKSSITVAKEILFLLFFTTTFFNSSHASPTQEQDSYSQEQNKEKPPSYLKMVSNASEFPLEDYYDYIIVGGGTAGCPLAATLSQSHRVLVLERGGISHGRPGLMNQEGFLNTLLNANAHNANNDDSPAQSFVSEDGVLNARGRVLGGSSAINAGFYSRADREFFTNSGLLWDLKLVNESYEWVEREIVFRPELKTWQSAVRDGLLEAGVGPYNGFTLDHATGTKIGGSTFDSSGKRHSSADLLRYARHSNLQIAVYASVERLLLASSPSSSFSSANSATTTSLSAIGVLYRDKNGKYHHAILKDQGEVILSAGAIGSPQLLLLSGIGPRPYLSSWGIPVAHHLPYVGHFLYDNPRNGITFLPSIPLEHSLIEVVGITDSGAYIEAASNVVPFSTPQQMLFIRPPASPLYLTVATLISKISGPVSAGFLRLASTDVRFNPIVRFNYFNNAVDVERCVNGTRKLGDVLRSRAMNDFKFRNWLGVRDFRFIGPALPNDQTNYVEMAEFCRRTVSTIWHYHGGCVVGRVVDSHLKVIGIDSLRIVDGSVFGVSPGTNPQATLMMLGRYFGLKITRERGKYND, from the exons ATGGTGAAATCCTCCATAACCGTTGCCAAAGAAATTCTATTTCTGTTATTTTTCACTACAACATTCTTTAACTCTTCCCACGCTTCTCCAACACAAGAACAAGATTCTTACTCTCAAGAACAAAATAAAG AAAAACCACCGAGTTACCTAAAAATGGTATCAAACGCGAGCGAGTTTCCGTTAGAAGATTACTACGACTACATCATAGTAGGCGGCGGAACCGCCGGTTGTCCATTAGCCGCCACACTCTCACAATCCCACCGTGTTCTCGTTCTTGAACGCGGCGGAATCAGCCACGGAAGACCTGGCTTAATGAACCAAGAAGGTTTCTTGAACACGCTCTTGAACGCAAACGCACACAATGCTAACAACGATGATTCGCCGGCTCAGTCATTCGTTTCTGAAGACGGCGTACTCAATGCTCGCGGCCGCGTTCTCGGCGGAAGCAGCGCGATCAATGCCGGATTCTACAGTCGTGCCGATCGTGAGTTTTTTACGAATTCTGGTTTGCTTTGGGATTTAAAGCTTGTGAACGAATCGTACGAATGGGTTGAAAGAGAGATCGTGTTTCGTCCTGAATTGAAAACGTGGCAATCCGCTGTTCGTGATGGTCTTCTAGAAGCTGGTGTGGGTCCCTATAACGGTTTCACCTTAGATCACGCTACTGGCACGAAAATCGGTGGGTCCACTTTTGATTCTTCAGGTAAACGACATAGTTCAGCGGATCTTTTACGATATGCACGACATTCCAATCTCCAAATTGCCGTTTACGCCAGCGTCGAACGACTCCTTCTAGCATCATCTCCATCTTCTTCGTTTTCCTCTGCGAATTCCGCAACAACAACAAGTTTATCAGCTATTGGTGTTCTTTATCGTGACAAAAACGGTAAATATCATCATGCCATTTTGAAAGATCAAGGTGAAGTGATTCTTTCAGCAGGTGCAATTGGTTCTCCACAGCTTCTACTTCTCAGTGGAATTGGACCTAGACCTTATCTTTCTTCATGGGGAATTCCCGTTGCTCATCATTTACCTTATGTAGGTCATTTTCTATATGATAATCCCCGTAACGGAATCACGTTTCTACCGTCGATTCCTCTTGAACATTCTCTCATAGAGGTGGTAGGTATCACAGATTCAGGTGCTTACATTGAAGCTGCTTCTAATGTTGTTCCGTTTTCGACACCGCAACAAATGCTTTTCATCCGTCCGCCTGCTTCGCCACTTTACTTAACAGTCGCGACGCTGATATCGAAGATTTCAGGGCCGGTTTCAGCTGGGTTTCTTCGATTAGCTTCGACCGATGTTAGGTTTAATCCAATTGTTAGGTTTAATTACTTTAACAATGCTGTTGATGTTGAGAGATGTGTTAATGGAACTAGAAAACTAGGGGATGTTCTTAGGAGTAGAGCTATGAATGATTTCAAGTTTAGGAATTGGTTAGGGGTTAGAGATTTTAGGTTTATTGGACCTGCTTTGCCTAATGATCAAACGAATTATGTTGAAATGGCTGAGTTTTGTAGAAGGACAGTTAGTACTATATGGCATTATCATGGTGGATGTGTTGTTGGCAGGGTTGTTGATTCTCATCTTAAGGTAATTGGAATTGATTCTCTTAGAATTGTGGATGGTTCTGTTTTTGGTGTTTCACCTGGAACTAATCCTCAGGCTACACTGATGATGCTTGGAAG GTATTTTGGGCTCAAGATAACAAGAGAAAGGGGAAAATACAATGATTAG